One part of the Nostoc sp. PCC 7120 = FACHB-418 genome encodes these proteins:
- a CDS encoding M23 family metallopeptidase: MINRQERLAFSGATLLVLGLNIFSFIALFPKAEVVIARETRSNTTARSSGWLSASFPVENFQAYTSAFGYRRSATGGDGWEFHSGLDIAAPQGSYIRNWWAGTVIKVGDRTACGTHIVIKSGQWEHTYCHMEGYVDTANGRRFLIDRPGGIQIWEGQTIPTGARIGRVGMTGRTTGPHLHWGLKYANNYVDPAMVLREMFSQQQIARGRGNVNTQQSQVIIQESNNTPNFGY, translated from the coding sequence ATGATTAATAGGCAAGAGAGATTAGCATTTTCTGGAGCCACACTATTAGTACTAGGGTTAAATATTTTTAGCTTTATAGCTTTATTCCCTAAGGCGGAAGTTGTGATAGCAAGAGAGACAAGATCAAACACAACAGCCAGAAGCAGTGGTTGGTTATCAGCTTCCTTCCCAGTAGAAAACTTTCAAGCTTACACATCTGCTTTTGGCTATCGCCGTTCTGCGACTGGTGGAGATGGTTGGGAATTTCATAGTGGCTTAGATATTGCTGCGCCCCAAGGTAGTTACATTCGCAATTGGTGGGCAGGTACAGTGATTAAAGTAGGCGATCGCACAGCCTGTGGTACACATATAGTTATTAAGTCAGGTCAGTGGGAACATACTTATTGCCACATGGAAGGTTATGTAGACACCGCAAATGGTCGCCGCTTTTTGATTGACCGCCCTGGTGGAATTCAAATTTGGGAAGGTCAAACCATACCCACCGGAGCCAGAATAGGTAGAGTCGGGATGACCGGACGCACCACAGGGCCACACCTGCATTGGGGATTAAAGTACGCCAATAATTATGTAGATCCAGCAATGGTCTTACGAGAAATGTTTTCCCAACAACAAATTGCTAGAGGGCGTGGAAACGTCAACACTCAGCAATCACAAGTCATTATTCAAGAGTCAAATAATACTCCTAATTTTGGCTATTAG
- the sppA gene encoding signal peptide peptidase SppA: MVWPFKSKFRKQIARIEITGAIASGTRKRVLEALKTVEERKFPALLLRIDSPGGTVGDSQEIYSALKRLREKIKIVASFGNISASGGVYIGMGAEHIMANPGTITGSIGVILRGNNLERLLDKIGVSFKVIKSGPYKDILSFDRELTEPEQDILQELIDTSYQQFVQTVAEGRSLAVDKVKSFADGRIFTGQQALELGVVDRLGTEEEARRWTAELVGLDPEKTPCYTLEERKPLLSRVLPGSRKGYSRLGASIDWLEFEMSTSGLPLWLYRP, from the coding sequence ATGGTTTGGCCTTTTAAGTCAAAGTTTCGTAAACAAATCGCTCGCATTGAAATTACAGGTGCGATCGCCAGTGGAACACGCAAACGGGTGCTAGAAGCTTTAAAAACTGTTGAAGAAAGAAAGTTTCCCGCATTACTGTTACGTATTGACAGCCCCGGCGGTACAGTCGGAGACTCCCAAGAAATCTACAGCGCCTTAAAGCGGTTACGGGAAAAAATTAAAATTGTTGCTAGTTTTGGTAATATTTCTGCTTCTGGTGGTGTTTACATCGGTATGGGAGCAGAACATATCATGGCTAACCCTGGAACTATCACGGGTAGCATTGGTGTAATTCTGCGTGGAAACAACCTAGAACGCTTATTAGACAAAATTGGTGTATCTTTCAAGGTAATTAAATCTGGGCCTTACAAAGATATCTTGTCATTTGACCGCGAACTAACCGAACCAGAACAAGATATATTGCAGGAGTTGATTGACACAAGTTACCAGCAGTTTGTCCAAACAGTAGCTGAGGGTAGGTCTTTAGCCGTAGATAAAGTTAAAAGTTTTGCTGATGGACGGATTTTTACTGGGCAGCAAGCTTTAGAATTAGGAGTTGTAGACCGCTTGGGAACCGAAGAAGAAGCCCGTCGCTGGACAGCAGAATTAGTCGGTCTTGATCCTGAGAAAACACCTTGTTATACCCTAGAAGAACGCAAACCCCTATTAAGTAGAGTTTTACCAGGGAGCCGTAAGGGTTACTCAAGGCTAGGTGCAAGTATAGATTGGCTAGAATTTGAAATGTCTACTAGTGGTTTACCACTCTGGTTATATAGACCTTAA
- a CDS encoding MlaE family lipid ABC transporter permease subunit, with protein MTTSKSSIGTWSQRLLAAIFLGGQAIVHLLRGKIHWRNTKEQMAAVGPDSLFIALLTAVFVGAVFTIQVAREFINFGAGNLVGGVLAVALTRELSPVLTAVILAGRVGSAFAAEIGTMRVTEQIDAMLMLKTDPIDYLVIPRLLACFLMLPILTLLSLVTGMLGGLIIATNMYGISDTVFLDSARNLLEIWDICSAMIKACCFGVLIAIIGCSWGLTTTGGAKGVGQSTTTAVVTALLIIFVSNFFLSWVMFQGTGGAFQPGI; from the coding sequence ATGACCACATCCAAATCCAGCATAGGAACATGGAGTCAGCGATTGCTGGCAGCAATATTTCTGGGTGGACAAGCTATAGTTCACCTCTTGAGGGGTAAAATCCACTGGCGCAACACCAAAGAACAAATGGCAGCAGTGGGGCCAGATTCGTTATTTATTGCCCTATTAACAGCAGTTTTTGTTGGTGCAGTTTTTACCATTCAGGTAGCACGGGAGTTTATTAATTTTGGCGCAGGTAATCTTGTCGGCGGAGTGTTAGCAGTAGCATTGACGAGGGAATTATCGCCAGTACTAACAGCCGTGATATTAGCCGGACGTGTTGGTTCTGCTTTTGCCGCAGAAATCGGCACAATGCGGGTAACAGAACAAATCGATGCCATGTTGATGTTAAAAACTGACCCAATTGACTATTTAGTTATACCCCGTCTGCTGGCTTGCTTCCTCATGCTGCCAATTTTAACCCTCCTATCCTTAGTCACAGGAATGTTAGGGGGATTAATCATTGCCACAAATATGTATGGAATCTCCGACACAGTATTTTTAGATTCCGCCCGTAACTTACTAGAAATCTGGGATATTTGTAGCGCCATGATTAAGGCGTGCTGCTTTGGGGTATTAATTGCCATTATTGGTTGTAGTTGGGGTTTGACCACCACAGGTGGAGCTAAAGGAGTAGGACAATCGACTACAACGGCTGTTGTTACGGCCTTATTAATTATCTTCGTTAGTAACTTTTTCTTATCCTGGGTAATGTTTCAAGGAACTGGTGGTGCATTCCAGCCAGGGATATAA
- a CDS encoding DUF3119 family protein — translation MTSSTAPNSTAIVELKPSYNIPVVLVISAIPLLFVQPWVGIVFAFLGLFLLFQTVSLRVQFTATDFDLYRGEKLIRRFPFREWQNWRIFWDKVPILFYFKEINSIHFLPILFDPKTLKACLEERCPRI, via the coding sequence GTGACCAGTTCAACTGCGCCTAACTCCACAGCAATTGTGGAACTTAAACCTAGTTACAATATCCCTGTCGTGTTGGTAATTTCGGCCATTCCACTACTGTTTGTACAACCTTGGGTGGGAATTGTGTTTGCCTTTTTGGGTTTATTTCTTTTATTCCAAACAGTCAGCCTGCGTGTGCAGTTTACCGCCACTGACTTTGACCTCTACAGAGGTGAAAAACTAATTCGCCGCTTCCCCTTCCGAGAATGGCAAAACTGGCGAATTTTCTGGGATAAAGTTCCCATATTGTTTTACTTTAAAGAAATTAACAGCATTCACTTTTTGCCGATTTTATTTGACCCCAAAACCCTCAAAGCTTGTTTAGAAGAGCGTTGTCCTCGTATTTAG
- the crtR gene encoding beta-carotene hydroxylase encodes MLSLEAQQLPKIPPKEFLAPPGDFNPTMLLFSASVVMLILSNFGYWLWQWPHWLCFSTNTLALHCAGTVIHDACHQSAHRNRIINAMLGHGSALILAFAFPVFTRVHLQHHAHVNHPKDDPDHYVSTGGPLWLIAVRFLYHEVFFFQRKLWRKYELLEWFISRLIVITIVYISVQYHFLGYILNFWFIPAFIVGIALGLFFDYLPHRPFVERDRWKNARVYPGKLLNILIMGQNYHLIHHLWPSIPWYNYQPAYYVMKPLLDEKGCYQTSGLLQKKDFFEFVYDIFLGIRFHHHKEEKVSSNNLEA; translated from the coding sequence ATGCTCTCATTGGAGGCACAGCAGTTACCAAAAATCCCACCAAAGGAATTTTTAGCGCCTCCTGGTGATTTTAACCCCACGATGCTTTTATTTTCGGCATCGGTGGTCATGTTGATTTTGTCGAACTTTGGCTATTGGCTTTGGCAATGGCCTCATTGGCTATGCTTCAGCACAAATACCCTAGCTTTACATTGTGCAGGGACAGTCATTCACGATGCTTGTCATCAATCTGCCCATCGTAATCGGATAATTAATGCCATGTTAGGTCATGGTAGCGCGTTGATATTGGCTTTTGCTTTTCCTGTGTTTACGCGGGTGCATTTGCAGCATCACGCCCATGTTAACCATCCCAAAGATGACCCAGATCATTACGTCTCTACAGGTGGGCCACTGTGGCTAATCGCTGTACGGTTTTTGTACCATGAGGTATTTTTCTTTCAAAGAAAGCTGTGGCGCAAATATGAACTGCTGGAGTGGTTTATCAGTCGCTTAATTGTCATTACAATTGTTTACATTTCCGTTCAATATCATTTCCTGGGCTACATTCTCAATTTTTGGTTTATCCCCGCATTCATAGTTGGTATAGCTTTAGGACTATTCTTTGATTATCTGCCCCATCGTCCTTTTGTGGAACGCGATCGCTGGAAAAATGCCCGCGTCTACCCTGGAAAGTTACTCAACATCTTAATTATGGGGCAGAATTACCACCTAATTCATCATTTATGGCCTTCTATCCCCTGGTATAACTATCAGCCAGCCTATTATGTAATGAAGCCACTGTTAGATGAGAAAGGCTGTTATCAAACTTCAGGATTGTTGCAGAAAAAAGATTTCTTTGAATTTGTGTATGACATCTTTTTAGGGATCAGATTTCACCATCACAAAGAAGAAAAAGTATCAAGTAATAATCTAGAGGCATAG
- the pyk gene encoding pyruvate kinase, producing MQLRDSVRRTKIVATIGPATSSPEMLKAIIEAGATTLRLNFSHGSHADHQRSIRLIRQTAFELNQPVAILQDLQGPKIRLGKFENGSIVLAKGDRFTLTNRPVVGSQEISCVTYDYLADEVPVGAKILLDDGRVEMVVEDINRDKGDLNCRVTVAGKLSNNKGVNFPGVYLSIKAMTDKDREDLMFGLDQGVDWVALSFVRNPQDIIEIKELISSTGKQVPVVAKIEKHEAIEQMEAVLALCDGVMVARGDLGVELPAEDVPVLQKRLIATANRLGIPIITATQMLDSMVSNPRPTRAEVSDVANAILDGTDAVMLSNETAVGSYPVEAVATMARIAERIEQEEAMASKLRQMRDNRRSIPNAISQAVGQIAEQLGAAAIMTLTQTGATARNVSKFRPQTPILAVTPHVNVARQLQMVWGVKPLLVLELPSTGQTFQAAINVAQEHSLLFEGDLVVMTAGTLQGVSGSTDLIKVEVVTAVLGQGIGLGQGLVSGCARVAHTGMDVGNFNAGDILVAPRTGADFVEAIRKAGGIITEDESLTSHAAVIGLRLGVPVIVGVKKATQVIRDGAILTLDLQRGLVYSGAVGTP from the coding sequence ATGCAATTAAGAGATTCTGTACGCCGGACAAAAATCGTCGCTACAATTGGCCCTGCCACTAGTAGCCCCGAAATGCTGAAAGCCATCATTGAAGCGGGTGCAACAACGCTGCGACTCAACTTTTCCCACGGTTCCCACGCCGACCATCAGCGTAGTATTCGCCTAATTCGGCAAACCGCTTTTGAACTAAATCAGCCAGTGGCAATTCTCCAAGATTTGCAAGGGCCAAAAATTCGCTTGGGAAAGTTTGAAAACGGGTCTATAGTTTTAGCTAAAGGCGATCGCTTCACCTTAACAAATCGCCCAGTTGTTGGTAGTCAAGAAATTAGCTGTGTCACCTACGATTATTTGGCAGATGAGGTCCCTGTAGGTGCAAAAATCCTCCTGGATGATGGCCGTGTAGAAATGGTGGTAGAGGATATCAACCGCGACAAAGGGGATTTGAACTGTCGGGTGACTGTAGCAGGTAAGTTATCTAATAACAAAGGTGTTAACTTTCCTGGCGTTTATCTCTCAATTAAAGCCATGACCGACAAAGATCGTGAGGATCTGATGTTTGGTCTAGATCAGGGTGTTGATTGGGTAGCCCTTTCCTTTGTCCGCAATCCGCAAGACATCATTGAAATTAAAGAGCTAATTTCCAGCACTGGTAAACAAGTGCCGGTAGTTGCCAAAATAGAAAAGCATGAAGCGATCGAACAAATGGAAGCAGTTCTCGCTTTATGTGATGGCGTAATGGTGGCTAGAGGCGATTTAGGTGTAGAACTACCAGCAGAAGATGTCCCCGTACTACAAAAGCGCTTAATTGCCACAGCAAACCGCTTGGGGATTCCCATCATCACTGCTACTCAAATGTTAGATAGCATGGTGAGCAATCCCCGTCCCACCCGCGCGGAAGTGTCCGATGTAGCCAATGCCATTCTTGATGGTACAGATGCGGTCATGCTCTCCAATGAAACGGCTGTGGGTAGCTACCCAGTGGAAGCAGTGGCGACAATGGCAAGAATTGCCGAACGCATCGAGCAGGAAGAAGCTATGGCTAGTAAATTACGCCAAATGCGAGATAACCGCCGTTCTATTCCCAACGCCATCAGCCAAGCTGTAGGTCAAATTGCTGAACAGTTGGGAGCAGCAGCAATTATGACTCTCACCCAAACAGGGGCGACTGCACGCAACGTTTCCAAATTCCGCCCCCAAACACCAATCTTGGCAGTAACACCCCACGTTAACGTAGCTCGTCAACTACAAATGGTGTGGGGCGTAAAACCTTTGTTGGTCTTAGAATTACCTTCCACTGGTCAAACTTTCCAAGCCGCCATTAACGTCGCCCAAGAGCATAGTTTACTGTTTGAAGGTGATTTAGTCGTGATGACAGCCGGGACGTTACAAGGGGTATCTGGCTCAACGGACTTGATTAAAGTTGAAGTGGTAACGGCAGTTCTAGGACAGGGAATTGGTCTAGGACAGGGTTTGGTAAGCGGTTGTGCTAGGGTTGCTCACACCGGGATGGATGTGGGGAACTTTAACGCTGGTGATATTTTGGTTGCACCCCGCACAGGTGCAGATTTTGTCGAGGCGATTCGCAAAGCCGGCGGGATTATTACAGAGGATGAAAGTTTAACTAGTCATGCGGCGGTGATTGGTTTACGCCTGGGTGTGCCGGTGATTGTAGGTGTGAAGAAAGCCACGCAAGTTATCCGTGATGGAGCAATTTTGACTCTGGATTTGCAACGAGGTTTAGTTTATTCCGGAGCAGTAGGAACTCCTTAA
- the aroH gene encoding chorismate mutase — MEWRLRAIRGATTVSGNSVEAIREAVSELLDELERRNQLQPQDMISVTFSVTRDLDAIFPAAIARPRPGWDNVAMLDVQQMHVEGSLQRCIRFLIHAYQPTSVPVHHIYLREARKLRPDWSLPQALQAPQQIVESRV; from the coding sequence GTGGAGTGGCGATTGCGTGCAATTCGTGGAGCAACAACCGTTTCGGGAAATAGTGTGGAAGCAATTCGAGAGGCGGTGAGTGAACTGCTAGACGAACTGGAAAGGCGAAATCAACTCCAGCCACAAGATATGATTAGTGTGACATTCTCTGTTACACGGGACTTAGATGCAATTTTTCCAGCAGCGATCGCTAGACCCCGTCCGGGCTGGGATAATGTAGCTATGTTAGATGTACAGCAGATGCACGTTGAAGGTAGTTTACAGCGCTGTATCCGTTTCTTAATCCACGCCTACCAGCCAACCTCTGTCCCGGTTCATCACATTTATTTGCGCGAAGCTCGGAAACTGCGCCCTGATTGGAGTTTACCCCAGGCGCTACAAGCACCGCAGCAAATAGTAGAGTCAAGAGTTTAA
- a CDS encoding Crp/Fnr family transcriptional regulator produces MSTPPYIQLNTVLQNFADIPADEIQKLNQTFYPLPLTAGEFFIQAGDIPRQIGFVISGILRLYYVNASGTEFTKSFCPEDHFVAAYSALILKQPAQFYIEALEDSLLLVADYDKFTQLCAEHSCWQIIKHKFLEALYLKKEKREAELLLDDATTRYQKFLAEYPHLDHRVKQYHIASYLGISPVSLSRIRKNFHPD; encoded by the coding sequence ATGTCCACCCCCCCTTATATTCAACTCAATACTGTTCTGCAAAACTTCGCAGATATTCCAGCAGATGAAATTCAAAAGTTAAACCAAACTTTTTACCCACTACCTTTAACTGCTGGAGAGTTTTTCATTCAGGCGGGTGACATACCCCGGCAAATTGGATTCGTTATTTCCGGAATCTTACGTCTCTACTACGTAAATGCATCGGGTACAGAATTCACAAAATCATTTTGCCCAGAAGACCATTTTGTTGCTGCCTACAGTGCGTTGATTTTAAAACAGCCAGCTCAATTTTATATTGAAGCTTTAGAAGACTCATTATTATTAGTTGCCGACTATGACAAGTTCACCCAATTATGTGCAGAGCATTCATGCTGGCAGATAATTAAGCATAAATTTTTAGAAGCATTGTATCTTAAAAAAGAAAAACGCGAGGCAGAGTTACTTCTAGATGATGCCACGACCAGATACCAAAAATTTCTGGCGGAATATCCTCATCTAGATCATAGAGTCAAGCAGTATCACATTGCCTCTTATCTGGGCATTTCACCTGTGTCTCTTAGCCGAATTAGGAAAAATTTCCACCCTGATTAA
- a CDS encoding SDR family oxidoreductase, protein MVKKVLHPAYNKKSPISTQGNTVLITGGASGIGLALAHKFLQAQNTVIITGRNAEKLAGVKALWPEILTEVADLQDLNILQKLVNRYPNVNILINNAGIQYNYEFTNPEITPELIEAELRTNLIAPLQLIKLMLPHLLNKPEAAIINVSSGLGLVPKESAPVYCGSKAGIHIATKALRWQLETTSIKVFEIIAPLVDTPMTQGRGKGKISPDALVNEFWHDFTRDRYEMRIGKTKLLFFLQRWFPQLADKILRPGI, encoded by the coding sequence ATGGTGAAAAAAGTATTACATCCGGCTTACAACAAGAAATCTCCAATTTCAACCCAAGGCAACACAGTTTTAATCACTGGAGGTGCATCAGGAATTGGTTTGGCACTAGCACACAAATTTCTGCAAGCGCAAAATACAGTGATAATCACTGGACGGAATGCTGAAAAATTAGCTGGCGTAAAGGCATTATGGCCGGAAATTCTCACTGAAGTTGCTGATTTACAGGATTTAAATATCTTGCAAAAGCTAGTCAATCGTTACCCAAATGTGAATATCCTGATCAACAATGCTGGCATTCAATATAACTACGAATTTACCAATCCAGAAATTACCCCAGAGTTAATCGAAGCAGAGTTACGAACTAACTTAATTGCGCCATTGCAATTGATTAAACTGATGTTACCCCATCTGTTGAACAAGCCCGAAGCCGCGATTATAAATGTTTCCTCTGGCTTAGGATTAGTTCCCAAAGAAAGCGCACCTGTCTACTGTGGTAGTAAAGCAGGGATACATATTGCTACTAAAGCCTTGCGCTGGCAACTCGAAACCACATCTATTAAAGTATTTGAAATTATCGCGCCTTTAGTTGATACACCCATGACTCAAGGACGGGGTAAAGGGAAGATTTCCCCTGATGCACTGGTAAATGAATTTTGGCATGATTTTACACGCGATCGCTATGAAATGCGAATCGGTAAAACCAAACTACTGTTTTTCCTCCAGCGATGGTTTCCCCAACTAGCAGACAAAATTCTGCGCCCTGGAATTTAA